DNA sequence from the Paenibacillus azoreducens genome:
AAACCTTTTGGCAAGAATATATTTACCATCCTAAAAGTTTATGTAATTCAGCCGGCTCAAATCGGTTACGATCCCGTTTCAGCAATTAAACGATGGCCACTGTTTCCCCGTTCAATAGTGAAATGTTCATACCAAGCAAAACATTTCAGAGTGACATATAGCTGTCATCGAAACTGTTCCTTTCTTTTAAGGATGGCCTCCTCTTTTCTTTCAGGCAAAACATGGTTTAACATTTCATCGAAACGTTTCAATATATTCTCAATACCGATTATAATTACGAATTGTAACCGCTGTCAAACGATTTTTCCGGTCAATGAATCACTTGTTTTACTTTGTGCATTCTATGATTCGAAACGTTCCACTAAATGGTAATGGAATACGGCTTCGGAAAACAGAAATAGACCGTCTACCTGGTCCAAGGGCGGTCTATTTCTATTTTTTTCATATGCACAGGTTCCACCGAATGCGTGTACGGGCTCCACCGAATGCGCCTAACGAAACTAAAGAGCGTTATATTCACATAAACGAAGCCGATTTAAATTTAACGAAACTACAGATCGTTATTTGGACGAAATACGGGTGAATGAGCCTCTTTTAATCTGAATAGCGTGTCCTGGTTTCGTTAGAATGTTTGGAGGCACATTTTTGCCCAAATAACGATGGTGTGTTTCGTTAGAGTGAAATCCTGCTTTTTGTTCTAAGAAAACACCCGGGACTTGCTCCGGTAATCGGATTTTTCCGAAACTTTTCGCTGCAGGCTGCGCTTTTTGGCTCCGACGATCCAGCGCGACCCGGGCATGCGGGACAACATGCAGCTGATTCCAAGCGATGCCGACACGGTGAGCATAAAGGTCAACAGCGTAAACCTCAAATGGCTTCCTCCAAGCTCCAAAGGACGGGTAAAGTTCCCGATGATGTAAATAACCAGGGCGTGTACGAGATACCCTCCGAACGAATACCTTCCGATCCATGAAAGTAGCCGCAAAAACGTTTTATTACGACTCTGCATCATGATCAAAAGCCCGTATAACAGCAGCATTTGCGCTATGATAATGATAAATGTTGCAGGTTTGAGATACGTGGAAATATTCAGGTTTACGACCTCTCCCGAACCCCGCAGCACATCAGAACCAAGCCGGATATACATGCCAAGAAAGACAAGCCCGCTCCACGGCAACAGTTTTGTGCACCACGTCCTCCACTTCTCAACGTTTGCGGCACATACCGCGCCAATTACAAAATAAAACCCATACATAAGAAAGGAATAGCTGCGGTACTGCAGCAAATCGGACCAAGGCCTTCCGAGTGCTTCCGCCCAGGGGCCCATTTGATGATAAGAAAGATACAATAATATGAAATAAAATAAGCCGGTGCAAGCTATGATCGCGAAAACGCTCCGGCTGCGGGTCCGTTCACTCAGAGAGTGAAGCCTGCCGCGAACGCCCCGGTAAATCGCCGCCATGATCGGAAAGAAAATATAAAACTGCATGATCATATTAATAAACCAGAGCTGATAACCGTTTTGCGGAATAACCAGCTCTTTGGGTAAACTTCCCCAGTCCTGTCCGCCCTTTTGCCAAAACGACGGTGAAAATACGTGAACATACAGCCAGTAAATAAAAGTCCAGCAAAGAAAAGGAACATAGACGTCCCCAAACCTCTTCCGGATAAATTTGAAATAATTCATTTTCCCGCTATACTCGCCATAATTGTAGAACAACAAAACTGCGGACAAAAATACAAATGTCGGGGTTCCAAAACGGGTCAAATGGTATACCATCGTCAGCATAATGGAGTCGGCTTGTTCAATATCGGCCCTGTAAATGTACTCGGCGATCGAGTGCTGCATGACAATGGCCAGAAACGCAAGCGCCCTTAACTGAGTCCATTCTTCGATGCGCGGTTTGCTCATGAATACACCCTCCTTCATTAGCAGTTATGCGCAAGTATACCCTTCGAATATTAAATGAACCTTAAACGAATGTTAGCGATATGTCCGGTAAAAAGAAATACGGCGGGCGCAAATGACCGGATATAACGGTGTTTGTGCCCACCGCGGAAGGTGGATAGCGTTGTTCAATTATTTTTTGCATCGTCTCGGAAATCGGCCTAAAACTAAGCTCATGGTCGAAATCCGCTAGAAGATTATTTTTTCAATCTCGTCACTTCGATTTTCAAGCTTCCTGCGGAGCAGGAGCGGCCTCCAAATCATTCGAAGCATCCAGCAGGGCGGCATTGATCCCGTTCAGGAACGCAAGCGCGCTTGCCTTGATAATGTCCGTGTCCATCGCACGTCCTGAGTAGGATTTGCCTTGATATTCCATGCGGATATTGACGCGGCCGATGGCCTCTTTGCCCCGGGACATGCTGTTGATTTTATAATCCTTCAGATGGACATCCAGGCCGACCAGCGCTTTGATGGCACTGTAAAGGGCATCGATCGGACCGTCCCCCACCATGCTGTCTTTGAAGCTTTCGCCGCCTTTTCTCAATTTAACGGTAGCCGTCGGATACAAATCGTTGGTTACGACTTGGAAAGACTCCAGCTCATACAGATGGCCGCTGCCCTCGTCAAGCTTGCGGTGCTCGGTCACCAGGTAAAATACGTCATGGTCGTAAACCTCTTTTTTGGCGTCGGCCAGCTTCAGGAATTTAGCGAACAGTTCCTCGAAGTCATCATGATCGCTTGTATCGAAGCCGATTTTCTCCACGGCATTTTTAAATGCGTGTCTTCCGGAACGGGCTGTCAGGATCAGCTCCATGCTTTCCGCCCCGACTTCTTCCGGCGACATGATTTCGTATACGTTTTTGTCTTTCAACAGACCATCCTGATGGATGCCGGATGAATGCGCAAAAGCGTTCTCGCCCGTAATCGCCTTGTTCACCTGTACGTCCAGCCCCGTCAAGTGCGTCAGCAGTTTGGATGTTCTCAGAATTTCTTTCAGATGGATTTGGGTATGGCAGTTAAAATAGTTTTCTCTCACCTTCAGTCCCATAACCACTTCTTCCAGCGAGGTGTTGCCTGCCCGTTCGCCCAATCCGTTGATGGTACATTCCACCTTCTCCGCACCGTTTTTAATGGCGCTGAGCGTATTTGCCGTCGCAAGTCCAAGGTCATTATGGCAGTGTACGCTCAGGATGACTTTATCGTTCAGGTTTTTCAAACGGTCATTGATTTTCCGGATCAGCTCGCCGAATTCTTCAGGAACGGCATAACCGACGGTGTCAGGCACATTGATGATCGTTGCCCCGGCTTTAACGACGGCTTCGATCGTTTTCCACAAATATTCAAAATCCGAACGGGAAGCATCCTCCGTCGAATACTGCACTTCAGGCAGCAGCGTTTTGGCAAACTTGACCGCTTCGACGCCCATTTCCAGCACCGCGTCCTTGGAACGGCTAAACTTTTTCTCGACGTGAATGTTCGATGTGCCCAGCACGATATGGATAAACGGATTTTGGGCGAGCTTGATGCTTTCATAGACGCTTTCGATGTCGCTTTTTACCGCCCGGGCAAGCGCTGTAACCGTCACGCTGTCTCCAACGGTTCTGGCAATTTCCTGAACAGCCTGAAAATCCCCT
Encoded proteins:
- a CDS encoding acyltransferase, producing the protein MSKPRIEEWTQLRALAFLAIVMQHSIAEYIYRADIEQADSIMLTMVYHLTRFGTPTFVFLSAVLLFYNYGEYSGKMNYFKFIRKRFGDVYVPFLCWTFIYWLYVHVFSPSFWQKGGQDWGSLPKELVIPQNGYQLWFINMIMQFYIFFPIMAAIYRGVRGRLHSLSERTRSRSVFAIIACTGLFYFILLYLSYHQMGPWAEALGRPWSDLLQYRSYSFLMYGFYFVIGAVCAANVEKWRTWCTKLLPWSGLVFLGMYIRLGSDVLRGSGEVVNLNISTYLKPATFIIIIAQMLLLYGLLIMMQSRNKTFLRLLSWIGRYSFGGYLVHALVIYIIGNFTRPLELGGSHLRFTLLTFMLTVSASLGISCMLSRMPGSRWIVGAKKRSLQRKVSEKSDYRSKSRVFS
- a CDS encoding 2-isopropylmalate synthase, translating into MDRKIIVLDTTLRDGEQVPGAKLNVQQKIEFAQQLKRLNVDMIEAGFPASSAGDFQAVQEIARTVGDSVTVTALARAVKSDIESVYESIKLAQNPFIHIVLGTSNIHVEKKFSRSKDAVLEMGVEAVKFAKTLLPEVQYSTEDASRSDFEYLWKTIEAVVKAGATIINVPDTVGYAVPEEFGELIRKINDRLKNLNDKVILSVHCHNDLGLATANTLSAIKNGAEKVECTINGLGERAGNTSLEEVVMGLKVRENYFNCHTQIHLKEILRTSKLLTHLTGLDVQVNKAITGENAFAHSSGIHQDGLLKDKNVYEIMSPEEVGAESMELILTARSGRHAFKNAVEKIGFDTSDHDDFEELFAKFLKLADAKKEVYDHDVFYLVTEHRKLDEGSGHLYELESFQVVTNDLYPTATVKLRKGGESFKDSMVGDGPIDALYSAIKALVGLDVHLKDYKINSMSRGKEAIGRVNIRMEYQGKSYSGRAMDTDIIKASALAFLNGINAALLDASNDLEAAPAPQEA